From Marinitoga sp. 1197:
ACAAAGAGAAATAAAATAATGACAGTAGAAAAAGCAGACGAAATTGCAGAATATATAATAAACATAAGCAAAAATAAAAAAACAATCTCAATAGGATGGTTTGGTGGCGAGCCATTGATGAACTTTAAGGCAATTGAATATATAAATAAAAAGATAATAAAAGAGAGCGATGCGGAATTATTTTCATCGATGTCATCAAATGGATATTTATTAAATCATATAGATGTATCAAAATTCGATGAGTTAAAAATAAAAAATGTACAGATAACATTAGACGGAATAGAAGAAACACATAATAAATATCGACCATTAATAGGTGGAGGAAAAACATTTGATAAAATATTAAAAGGAATAGAAAGATTATTAAAAAATACAGAAAAGACAAATGTAACAATAAGGGTAAATGTAGGACCTGAAAATTATGAGAGAATAGAAGAATTATTTGATTATCTAGAGAGATTCCCAAAAGAAAGAATAAAAATATATTTTAGATGGATATTTCAGGCATCAGAAAGAAATGAAGAATTTCATATACATGTAAGGGATTTTAGAAAAGAAAATTCATTTACAAAGTTATCAAAATTATATGAAATGGCAATAAACAGAGGTTTTAAAGTAATGTTACCAATATTAGATGGAGATATGTATTGTGAATTTGATAATGTATATAATATGGTAATAGGGCCAGAAGGGGAAATATATCCATGTACAGTTGCTGTAGAGGAAGGTATGGAAATAGGGAAAATAGAAAAT
This genomic window contains:
- a CDS encoding radical SAM/SPASM domain-containing protein: MYKESYYNYFFEIDEVPVLVNLRTGAIAEVKRENVQKIKEILKGNIDDDELFEQLKYGGYIIEKEYNEYEEIKMRNYRARFDNSRAMFTIIPTFQCNFDCVYCYETKRNKIMTVEKADEIAEYIINISKNKKTISIGWFGGEPLMNFKAIEYINKKIIKESDAELFSSMSSNGYLLNHIDVSKFDELKIKNVQITLDGIEETHNKYRPLIGGGKTFDKILKGIERLLKNTEKTNVTIRVNVGPENYERIEELFDYLERFPKERIKIYFRWIFQASERNEEFHIHVRDFRKENSFTKLSKLYEMAINRGFKVMLPILDGDMYCEFDNVYNMVIGPEGEIYPCTVAVEEGMEIGKIENGIIKLETKKHLKWHSYNGYEDKNCKECKILPLCHGGCRNAALHGTKGCPEEKRETESFIKLWYKVKKSEKKLVVK